One segment of Ureibacillus thermophilus DNA contains the following:
- a CDS encoding S1C family serine protease gives MSFYQNNNDSDKDFSYSPLQEQLKREEEEKKNRHHHKKGKSAFGYFFSGFLGVVVGALLVWFLVSPSEGEEISTSIKNSSESPKITQTATEVTTDVTQAVEKVSKAVVGITNIQEVSNFWTRQSQETEAGSGSGVIYKVDGNKAYIVTNNHVVENAKQLEVTLADGTKEKAELVGSDIWTDLAVVTIPSKNVEAVAQFGDSDVLKQGETVIAIGNPLGLDFYGSVTTGVISGKDRSVPVDLNGDGYEDWETEVLQTDAAINPGNSGGALVNIAGELVGINSMKIAESAVEGLGFAIPINTVIPIIEELEKNGEVKRPTMGIGLLDLTEVPAFYQKETLRLPDNVTTGVVVTEVVPGSPADSAGIEKYDVIVEMDGKPIENAIDLRQHLYNETKIGDTVKVKIYRQGKTMELQVKLLTDGTKL, from the coding sequence ATGAGTTTTTATCAAAATAATAATGATTCAGATAAGGATTTCTCGTACTCTCCTTTACAAGAACAATTAAAACGCGAAGAAGAGGAAAAGAAAAATCGGCATCATCATAAAAAAGGAAAAAGCGCTTTCGGCTACTTTTTCAGTGGCTTTTTAGGCGTCGTGGTAGGGGCACTGCTCGTTTGGTTTTTAGTTTCTCCTTCAGAAGGTGAAGAGATAAGTACTTCTATCAAAAATAGCAGTGAATCGCCAAAAATTACACAAACGGCAACAGAGGTCACGACGGATGTAACGCAAGCCGTTGAGAAAGTATCGAAAGCAGTTGTCGGCATTACCAATATTCAAGAAGTATCAAACTTTTGGACTCGCCAATCCCAAGAAACAGAAGCGGGAAGCGGTTCAGGGGTTATTTATAAAGTGGATGGAAATAAAGCTTATATCGTAACAAATAACCATGTAGTTGAAAATGCTAAACAATTAGAAGTTACTTTAGCAGATGGAACAAAAGAAAAAGCGGAACTAGTGGGAAGCGATATTTGGACAGACTTAGCGGTTGTAACGATTCCAAGCAAAAATGTAGAAGCAGTTGCCCAATTCGGAGACTCTGACGTATTAAAACAAGGCGAAACGGTAATTGCTATTGGAAACCCATTAGGATTAGATTTCTATGGTTCAGTCACAACAGGAGTAATTTCCGGAAAAGACCGCTCCGTTCCGGTTGATTTAAACGGCGATGGATATGAAGATTGGGAAACAGAAGTATTGCAAACCGATGCCGCAATTAACCCTGGAAACAGCGGTGGGGCTTTAGTGAACATTGCCGGTGAATTAGTCGGCATTAACTCCATGAAAATCGCAGAGTCAGCTGTGGAAGGTTTAGGCTTTGCCATTCCAATCAATACAGTCATTCCGATTATTGAAGAACTTGAGAAAAATGGAGAAGTGAAACGCCCAACAATGGGAATTGGATTGCTTGATTTAACGGAAGTGCCTGCTTTCTATCAAAAAGAAACATTAAGATTGCCTGATAATGTAACAACAGGGGTAGTAGTGACAGAAGTGGTGCCTGGTTCTCCAGCAGATAGTGCAGGCATTGAAAAATACGACGTCATTGTCGAAATGGATGGCAAACCAATCGAAAACGCCATCGATTTGCGCCAGCATTTATACAATGAAACGAAAATCGGCGATACGGTAAAAGTGAAAATTTACCGCCAAGGAAAAACGATGGAATTGCAAGTGAAATTATTAACAGATGGCACCAAATTATAA
- a CDS encoding CxxH/CxxC protein encodes MKKYCCEMHVNHALDVVVAETKEYPLLEKLEEEAKLSTKCDYCENEAKYIVSRK; translated from the coding sequence ATGAAAAAATATTGCTGCGAAATGCACGTAAATCATGCATTAGACGTAGTTGTTGCTGAAACCAAGGAATATCCGCTCTTAGAAAAATTAGAGGAAGAAGCAAAGTTATCCACAAAGTGCGACTACTGTGAAAATGAAGCAAAATATATTGTATCAAGAAAATAA
- the rlmH gene encoding 23S rRNA (pseudouridine(1915)-N(3))-methyltransferase RlmH — protein sequence MNISIISVGKLKEKYLKMGIDEYAKRLSNYAKIDLIEVADEKAPEELSEAEMELVKKKEGERILSKIPDGTYVYALAIEGKMKTSEEFAEGLEKLMTYGTSKIAFVIGGSLGLHKDVFNRANEKISFGRMTFPHQLMRLILLEQIYRGFRIMKGEPYHK from the coding sequence ATGAATATTTCAATCATTTCAGTAGGAAAGTTAAAAGAAAAGTATTTAAAAATGGGAATAGATGAATATGCAAAACGCCTTTCGAACTATGCAAAAATCGATTTAATTGAAGTGGCCGATGAAAAAGCGCCTGAAGAATTGAGCGAGGCGGAAATGGAGTTGGTGAAAAAGAAGGAAGGAGAAAGGATTTTATCTAAAATTCCAGATGGTACATATGTGTACGCCCTTGCCATCGAAGGAAAAATGAAAACATCCGAAGAATTTGCAGAAGGCTTGGAAAAACTGATGACCTATGGTACAAGCAAAATCGCCTTTGTCATCGGCGGCTCCCTCGGTTTACATAAAGATGTATTCAATCGGGCAAATGAAAAAATCAGCTTCGGCCGCATGACCTTTCCCCATCAACTCATGCGGCTTATCTTGCTGGAGCAAATCTACCGCGGTTTTCGGATTATGAAGGGAGAACCGTACCATAAATAG